A region of Pseudomonas marginalis DNA encodes the following proteins:
- a CDS encoding DUF3309 family protein — translation MSLILIIILILLLVGGLPVFPHSRNWGYGPSGILGVVLVVLLVLLLLGRI, via the coding sequence ATGAGCCTCATTCTGATCATTATCTTGATCCTCCTGCTGGTCGGCGGCCTGCCGGTATTCCCGCACTCGCGCAATTGGGGTTATGGCCCGTCGGGTATCCTCGGTGTAGTGCTGGTGGTGCTGCTGGTCCTGTTGTTGCTGGGCCGGATATAA
- a CDS encoding LTA synthase family protein, whose protein sequence is MANPDALSQQRASNRLLQPTVKSHLAYTLLCALVMMVMLSLLRLALLVYNREMILDTPASTFLEAFANGLRFDIRLVVYLLIPLLLALFSVRAMAARGFFRFWLTLASSIALFLGLMEMDFYREFHQRLNGLVFQYVKEDPKTVMSMLWYGFPVVRYLLAWAVGTLILSIAFKGADRATRPRGPFSGGSIGTRQVAPWYSRIAVFVVCLLIAVVAARGTLRQGPPLRWGDVYTTDSNFANQLGLNGTLSLIAAAKARFGEDRSNVWKATLDQPLATQTVRDMLVLPQEKLVDTDIAAVRRDYTPPAEKTLPIKNVVVILMESFAGHSVGALGRPGNITPYFDKLSKEGLLFDRFFSNGTHTHQGMFATMACFPNLPGFEYLMQTPEGSHKLSGLPQLLSARDFNDVYVYNGDFAWDNQSGFFSNQGMTNFIGRNDFVDPVFSDPTWGVSDQDMFNRGLEELKAREGGKPFYALLQTLSNHTPYALPTPLPVEKVTDRGSLNEHLTAMRYSDWALGQFFEKARKEPYFKETLFVIVGDHGFGNEQQITEMDLGRFNVPMLMIAPGVQEKFGERDHTVGTQIDIVPTIMGRLGGDTLHQCWGRDLLNLPEGDKGFGVIKPSGSDQTVALVTADRILVLPKEMPPKLWQYELGANPSGKVIAESPDEAALKQKLEAFLQTATKSLLDNTAGVVNGKPD, encoded by the coding sequence ATGGCAAACCCGGACGCCCTGAGTCAGCAGCGAGCTTCTAATCGCCTGCTGCAACCGACCGTCAAATCCCATCTGGCGTACACGCTGCTCTGCGCACTGGTCATGATGGTGATGCTCTCCCTGCTGCGCCTGGCGCTGCTGGTCTACAACCGCGAGATGATCCTCGACACGCCGGCCTCGACCTTCCTTGAAGCGTTCGCCAACGGCCTGCGTTTTGACATCCGCCTGGTGGTCTACCTGCTGATCCCGCTGCTGCTGGCACTGTTCAGCGTACGGGCCATGGCCGCGCGTGGGTTCTTCCGCTTCTGGCTGACCCTTGCGTCCAGCATCGCCCTGTTCCTGGGCTTGATGGAGATGGACTTCTACCGCGAGTTCCACCAGCGCCTCAACGGCCTGGTCTTCCAGTATGTGAAGGAAGACCCGAAAACCGTGATGAGCATGCTCTGGTACGGTTTCCCGGTGGTGCGCTACCTGCTGGCCTGGGCCGTGGGCACGCTGATCCTGAGCATCGCGTTCAAAGGTGCCGACCGCGCCACGCGCCCACGTGGTCCGTTCAGTGGTGGCAGCATCGGCACGCGCCAGGTGGCGCCGTGGTACAGCCGCATCGCGGTGTTCGTGGTATGCCTGCTGATCGCCGTGGTTGCCGCCCGTGGCACCCTGCGCCAGGGCCCGCCGCTGCGTTGGGGTGATGTGTACACCACCGATTCGAACTTCGCCAACCAGTTGGGCCTCAATGGCACCTTGTCGCTGATCGCGGCGGCCAAGGCCCGGTTCGGTGAAGACCGCTCCAATGTCTGGAAGGCGACCCTGGACCAGCCGCTGGCCACCCAGACCGTGCGTGACATGCTGGTGCTGCCACAGGAAAAACTGGTCGATACCGACATCGCCGCCGTGCGCCGCGACTACACGCCGCCGGCCGAGAAGACCCTGCCGATCAAGAACGTGGTCGTGATCCTGATGGAAAGCTTCGCCGGTCACTCGGTAGGCGCCTTGGGGCGTCCCGGCAATATCACGCCGTACTTCGACAAACTCTCCAAGGAAGGCCTGCTGTTCGACCGTTTCTTCTCCAACGGCACCCATACCCACCAGGGTATGTTCGCCACCATGGCCTGCTTCCCGAACCTGCCAGGCTTTGAATACCTGATGCAGACCCCGGAAGGCAGCCACAAGCTGTCGGGCCTGCCGCAGTTGCTCAGCGCCCGTGATTTCAACGACGTGTATGTCTATAACGGCGACTTCGCCTGGGACAACCAGTCGGGCTTCTTCAGCAACCAGGGCATGACCAACTTCATCGGCCGCAACGACTTCGTCGACCCGGTGTTCTCCGACCCGACGTGGGGCGTGTCCGACCAGGACATGTTCAACCGTGGCCTGGAAGAGTTGAAGGCCCGTGAAGGCGGCAAGCCGTTCTACGCACTCCTGCAAACCCTGTCCAACCACACGCCGTACGCATTGCCGACGCCGTTGCCGGTGGAGAAAGTCACTGACCGTGGCAGTCTCAACGAGCATTTGACGGCCATGCGTTACTCCGACTGGGCCCTGGGCCAGTTCTTTGAAAAGGCCCGCAAGGAGCCGTACTTCAAGGAAACCCTGTTCGTGATCGTGGGCGACCATGGCTTCGGCAACGAACAGCAGATCACCGAGATGGACCTGGGTCGCTTCAACGTACCGATGCTGATGATTGCACCGGGCGTGCAGGAGAAGTTCGGCGAGCGTGACCACACCGTGGGCACCCAGATCGACATCGTGCCGACCATCATGGGCCGCCTGGGTGGCGACACCCTGCACCAATGCTGGGGCCGCGACCTGCTGAACCTGCCGGAAGGCGACAAGGGCTTTGGCGTGATCAAGCCATCGGGCAGCGACCAGACCGTGGCCTTGGTCACCGCAGACCGCATTCTGGTACTGCCCAAGGAAATGCCACCGAAGCTGTGGCAATACGAACTGGGCGCCAACCCGAGCGGTAAGGTGATTGCCGAATCGCCGGACGAGGCTGCACTCAAGCAGAAACTCGAAGCGTTCCTGCAAACCGCGACCAAGAGTTTGCTGGATAACACCGCAGGTGTTGTAAACGGTAAGCCGGACTAA
- a CDS encoding PLDc N-terminal domain-containing protein, with amino-acid sequence MGSTFNGLIGLIILALDIWAIINVFKSGASTGAKVLWILLILLLPVLGLIIWAIAGPRGNVRI; translated from the coding sequence ATGGGTTCCACTTTCAACGGTCTGATCGGGCTGATCATCCTGGCGCTGGATATCTGGGCGATCATCAATGTGTTCAAAAGCGGCGCAAGCACCGGGGCCAAGGTGTTGTGGATCCTGTTGATCCTGCTGCTGCCGGTACTGGGCCTGATCATCTGGGCTATCGCCGGGCCGCGCGGCAACGTGCGGATCTGA
- a CDS encoding ankyrin repeat domain-containing protein yields MSDHAKQMTEDEAAEFAEQVFDVARKGDAAMLAALLAKGLPANFRNHNGDTLLMLSAYHGHAEAVKVLLEFKADPLIANDKNQLPIAGAAFKGHLPVVKALIEGGTPIEAASSDGRTALMMAAMFNRVDMVDYLLSQGANPKATDAQGATALAAAQTMGAKDTAAQLEKLV; encoded by the coding sequence ATGTCAGACCACGCCAAACAAATGACTGAAGACGAAGCCGCCGAATTTGCCGAGCAGGTCTTCGACGTCGCCCGCAAAGGCGACGCCGCCATGCTCGCCGCGCTCCTGGCCAAAGGCTTGCCGGCCAACTTTCGCAATCACAATGGCGATACCTTGCTGATGCTGTCTGCCTACCACGGCCATGCCGAAGCGGTAAAAGTGCTGCTGGAGTTCAAGGCCGACCCGCTGATCGCCAATGACAAGAACCAGCTGCCCATCGCCGGCGCGGCGTTCAAGGGCCACTTGCCGGTGGTCAAGGCGCTGATTGAAGGGGGCACGCCGATCGAGGCCGCCTCGTCCGACGGTCGTACTGCGTTGATGATGGCCGCCATGTTCAACCGCGTCGACATGGTCGACTACCTGCTCAGCCAAGGCGCCAACCCCAAGGCCACCGATGCCCAGGGCGCGACTGCGCTGGCGGCGGCGCAGACCATGGGGGCGAAGGACACGGCGGCGCAGCTGGAGAAACTGGTGTAG
- a CDS encoding long-chain-acyl-CoA synthetase, whose protein sequence is MSHPHNDMITWGKLLSKVPAIVRALPRVVRGMRAANVTDPAQPCGLGWHFEQATLRNPDGNALLYGDRVLSYTDANQRANCIAHHLQAQGIGKGDVVALFIENRPELLLNVLAVAKLGGICAMLNTAQTQATLVHSLTLVSPAAIIVGAELVAPYDVVRDQVAIAADRTWFVADQPSSLVPQGYIDLVAASAECPVDNPASTAQIFFNDPCFYIYTSGTTGLPKAGIMKHGRWTKTAVSFGSIALDMGPDDVLYCTLPLYHATGLCVCWGSAIVGASGFAIRRKFSASQFWDDARRFKATTLGYVGELCRYLLDQPPGENDLDNRVTKMVGNGLRPGVWAQFKARYGVEHICELYAASDGNIGFTNVLNFDNTIGFCLQHWALVDYAHDNGEPLRGSDGFMRKVPTGGQGLLLARIDEKSPFDGYTDPEKNRRVVLTDVFEKGDRYFNTGDLLRSIGFGHAQFVDRLGDTYRWKGENVSTTEVENVLLQHPQIAEVVAYGVEIENTNGRAGMVAITPSESLASLDMRELLQFAHGQLPHYAVPLFLRIKVKMETTGTFKYQKVKLKEEAFDPDKAGNDPVYAWLPGSDCYVPVTGQLLAQIQGGQFRY, encoded by the coding sequence ATGAGTCACCCGCACAACGACATGATCACCTGGGGCAAGCTGCTGAGTAAGGTGCCGGCCATCGTCCGTGCCTTGCCGCGCGTAGTGCGTGGCATGCGTGCCGCCAATGTCACCGACCCCGCGCAGCCTTGCGGGCTGGGCTGGCACTTTGAGCAAGCCACCCTGCGCAACCCCGACGGCAACGCGTTGCTGTACGGCGACCGTGTGCTCAGCTACACCGACGCCAACCAGCGTGCCAACTGTATTGCCCATCACCTGCAAGCCCAGGGCATCGGCAAGGGTGACGTGGTGGCGCTGTTTATCGAAAACCGCCCCGAATTACTCTTGAACGTGCTGGCCGTGGCCAAGCTGGGTGGCATCTGCGCGATGCTCAATACCGCGCAAACCCAGGCGACGCTGGTGCACAGCCTGACCCTGGTGAGCCCGGCAGCCATTATTGTCGGCGCGGAACTGGTGGCCCCCTATGACGTGGTGCGCGATCAGGTGGCCATCGCGGCTGATCGAACCTGGTTCGTCGCCGATCAACCGTCCAGCCTGGTACCGCAGGGTTATATCGACCTGGTGGCTGCGAGCGCCGAGTGCCCGGTGGACAACCCTGCCAGCACTGCGCAGATCTTCTTTAACGACCCTTGCTTCTATATCTACACCTCCGGCACCACCGGCCTGCCGAAGGCCGGCATCATGAAACATGGCCGCTGGACCAAAACTGCCGTCAGCTTCGGCAGCATCGCGCTGGACATGGGCCCTGACGACGTCCTGTATTGCACTTTGCCGCTGTACCACGCCACCGGCCTTTGCGTGTGTTGGGGCTCGGCGATTGTCGGGGCATCGGGCTTCGCCATTCGCCGCAAGTTCAGCGCCAGCCAGTTCTGGGACGATGCGCGCCGATTCAAGGCGACCACCCTCGGCTACGTCGGTGAGTTGTGTCGTTACCTGCTCGACCAGCCACCCGGTGAAAACGACCTTGATAACCGCGTGACCAAGATGGTTGGCAATGGCTTGCGCCCCGGCGTGTGGGCGCAGTTCAAGGCACGCTATGGCGTGGAGCATATCTGCGAGCTGTACGCGGCCAGTGACGGCAATATCGGTTTTACCAACGTGCTGAATTTCGACAACACCATCGGTTTCTGTCTCCAGCACTGGGCGCTGGTGGACTACGCCCATGACAACGGCGAGCCGCTGCGTGGCAGCGACGGTTTTATGCGTAAAGTCCCCACGGGCGGGCAGGGCCTGTTACTGGCCAGGATCGATGAAAAATCGCCCTTCGACGGCTACACCGACCCGGAAAAGAATCGCCGGGTGGTACTCACCGACGTGTTTGAAAAAGGTGATCGCTACTTCAATACCGGCGATTTGTTGCGCAGCATCGGCTTTGGCCATGCGCAATTTGTGGATCGCCTGGGGGATACCTATCGCTGGAAAGGTGAAAACGTGTCCACCACCGAGGTCGAGAACGTCCTGCTGCAACACCCGCAGATCGCCGAAGTGGTGGCTTATGGCGTCGAGATCGAAAACACCAATGGCCGTGCGGGCATGGTCGCCATCACCCCGAGTGAGTCCCTGGCCTCGCTGGACATGCGCGAGTTGCTGCAATTCGCCCACGGCCAGTTGCCGCACTATGCAGTGCCGCTCTTCCTGCGGATCAAGGTCAAGATGGAAACCACCGGTACCTTTAAGTACCAGAAGGTCAAGCTCAAGGAAGAGGCCTTTGATCCGGACAAGGCCGGCAATGACCCGGTGTATGCCTGGTTGCCGGGGTCGGACTGCTATGTGCCGGTCACCGGGCAACTGTTGGCACAGATCCAGGGTGGTCAGTTCCGCTATTGA